The following nucleotide sequence is from Juglans microcarpa x Juglans regia isolate MS1-56 chromosome 6D, Jm3101_v1.0, whole genome shotgun sequence.
ctattcattactattcagtaactttaactcacaaatctcactaccattcacaactcatctcactactattcacaactcatctcaactcatattcgaatccaaacgatactttaaagttgataaatagtaatgaatagtagtgagatgagttgaaatgagttgaaatagctTGCAAATACAAaccggaaaaaataaaatatcttttttatactttttatagTAGGATCTATTTCTTTACAAAGAGATTGTTTGAAGCTTATCTATTTAAAGttcattcaaattatttttcaatttttatttttgatttcttattaaaaaatattatatatcattcttTTAAAACTTATTATCTCATCATCCTTGTATTAaatgactaaaatttaaataaataataataaattattttttaactatttaatattaaatgatgTGAAGATGATGGTTAAAACGAAACTGAGGCACTTCTTTACTTGGTTACTGGgctattcttatttttatgtataggtaattaagaagttttattcgtAAAAGTAAGTAAAATTCAAGTACATAAGGagtatatatgaaaataatctAATTAGAGTTTATAATAGAAAGTAGAAAGATCAAGAACATTTAGTTCATTACAAATAATAGCCCCTGCCCATAagaataaagttttaaaaaataaaactttaagtTATCTATCGTTGCTTCACGGCCttcgaagcttctatcatttatCTCATGCCAAATGCaccaacacatatatataagaatcaTTCTTCAAATTGCTACCACTTGCGAGTTGCCATGGAGGCCTTGTCAGCTTGCAAGGAAGTCCACCGGTCTAAAAGGCATGACTCATAACAATCCAATCATCGcaaaaaaatatctcacatAATCCTGACCACCTCACagtgtaaaaacaaatgatttaTGATTCACTtttcttcttacacatacaataCCAATCCAACATCATTACccaacattttcttaaattatctaTGATGGGGACTTTGTTCAGAGATGTTGTCCATGTGGAAAAAGCTATTTTTGAAGGAACTTTCGTCTCtcatatactcttccatgggaGCATGACCATTCTAGGGCTCATTAGAACTTGGTAAAATGATCTAACTGTGAATTTACCTTTCTTGGAGGGGCTTCAGCTCATCTTATCTATGGTACCCTTATGGAATACTTGGTTATTCATGTGTAGGCAATTAAACTTGTGATTAAATTTCCATGCTTGGGAGTTGTGGCAACTTAGCAAGTaaccaaaaattaaagaatCTTAGTGCTTGTTTGGACATTTAGAATATCacaaaatatctataaatagcaatgaaataatttgtgaatattaatgaaatattttgagttaagatgtttttttggtttttaggaAATTGgtgaaaaaaagttgaataaaaaaactataaatatatacttttttaatatatttttattttgaaacttgaaaaaattgtattgtgtttgtgttttgtttagaagtttgaaaaaattgtaatgattagatgaaaatattaactatttgaaattaaaaaatattttgtattttagtgatgtttggaaaagaaatatcagcaaatatatgagaatacttCAAAATACTAGTTACCCAAACTAGGCAGATCAAGAGGAGCTGGAGCCACCCTCAACCCACATCCTTGGTCGGTCCTGCGATTCAACATTGTAACCACAAATGCATGATCACTGTATGTAACATCTAAGtagttctttgtttttttttttttttttttggataagttaaaaattttattaaacaaaatgtaATAGGCGAAACCCAAGTACACTGTTATTAACCCACTAAgtagaactcacccttgaaaactagcttacaaGGAAAGGGTGCCTAGgagcttataaaccatcaaccaatctCACACTTAATCGATGTGGAATCGTAACAACCACCATGCTCCGTAGCCGACGTCCACGGCGGTCCCGGCGCTCACACGGGCTGGCTGTGCGCTAGGTCTTTTCCTAGCTCCGGGTGAACACTGCCATGCCAGCATCACCTCCCTTGCTGCACGATTGCAACCGTCGCAACATGGCCTTGGATGTGgggtggctctgataccatttgttatgaacccatTAGGTAGAACTTACCCTTGAAAACTAGATTACAAGAGAAGGGTGTCTAGGgacttataaaccatcaaccaatcccatacttagtcgatgtgggatcgtaacatACACATGAAGTACACAAAAACATCTTAGTAgttctttgagtctagtttaaacaatatttaatatcgTGAAGTTCACATGTTAATATGTTATGTCTATCCATTCTTGAAGGAATCCTCATCCAATTGTTGGGCCATTACCAACGATGCTTTCATTTAATCGacactacatttattttttagttatgttatatataacGCTTTCATTGTACTATATAGCTGTGATATAGCTACAAACTATTAGAtcggcttttattttttaaaaataagtatattcaAATACTAATAGATAATTGAAATGAATCTGTAGTACATAACATTTGTTTGGTGATTGAGGAAAGGAAAACTTGCATGGTGCTCAAGACCAAGGTGACCTAGATAAGCATAGATTTACTGCATATCCAAAACCTTAACTATACTGAACTGTCCAAAATTCAGCGAGTACAACTTTGTTGATCCCTGCTGCTAgagaagaaatagagagaaagaTGATAACTATGTAAGCAGTGGAAACCAGAtttactgcatatatatatccaaatatTGAAAACCACTTAGCTTCCTTGAAACATTTGAAATAATTACAAACATTCCGGCTAAGTCTTGCATCAAAATGGAACTTTAATACAGAAGAAAAGAATGTACAGTTgttgtactttttatttataaattaagagTAACCTTATGATGATTTTGAGCTTGCTTCCATTACCTTGCTAGCTGGTGCTTTCTCTTGCCTTTCTACATAAGCCGAGGGAAACCATCCCACCTTGCCGTTGCATTCTCCTTCGGACCATCCATTAGGGGCGACCTGGTGATATTGCGAGTGTGTGAGATAtgacaaatgaaaaaaacaagATAAAACGATTCACTTTGAAATGAGTTCATCTTATTTGCGGGTGTTCGCTGCTGATAAATAAATTTGCTCACACTTGATGGCTGGAACCCAAAATTGATGCCATATACACGTTCACTTCcagttattaattaattatttatttatttaatgccAATGGGAATACAAAATGGTAGACAAATTGACACTGAGTGGTGTCAAATGCTAGGTCGATGATGAACATTTCTATTAGTCTATAAATAAGATCGGGGTGTAATCCAACATAGAGCATGTACTTTTTGTAGGTGGTGCAGTTATAACACCTAGACAAATAACGGGAAGTAGTCACATCTCAAGCAACTGAAGTCACTGGCAGAGCAGGAAAAATGTATAACATGAACACCAAGCTATTTAGCCCTGCCCCGCTTTATTCAGAGAGTGTTGTGGATAGCTCGTGTGAAaactcaaaatgagattttatccaGTAGCCTTATTATAGGATTATCTTCTAATTTTCCTGTAGACTCAAGATTCAGCATTCCTCCCCCTTCccccttatttttttcttctctttcaaaAGCTCAAGATTTGGCTGCAAATCATGTAGCCAGTTGTAATTATATTCCAATTTATGCCTTTTTTTGTATTACATAAGTCCATCTAATTGGTCGTAGATATCCTGAATTGTTGTACTTCTAAAGGGTATTGGAGCTTGGGAAAAGCCATGTACACCCAACAAATCTTCAGCCGTAGGGGTATAAATACACAAGGATACTTGATAGACAACTTGAACTTATCTCGACTAAGCTTAACTTGACTCAACTTGCTTATTAAATAACCATTCATGAACACAAAATTAGGctcaattattaaattatacaaattcAAATAGAACTCACTCCACTCAACTGTTGTTTGTGAACAAGCTTGTATAAAACTCAACTATACCCATTAGCTCGTTCGTATATATTgccatatatacacatacattaGAAAACAATACATACTCATTATAAACAGTAGATATTAACAAtgcatattatatgtatatatgcttatataaattataaatgcatTTTCATGATGTCAACTTTGAGGGCACACCAAGGGGAACCCTTGTTACTATGATAGTTTCTGAAGAATTCCTGGGCCAGAAGAATGTTATCCCCAATGCTTCTATCTCTTATGAAagcagttaaaaaaaaaaaaagatttcctTCCAAGGCTAGTTCTTCAAATTCTGGAGTTCCGGGGGGGTGTTAAGCATATTGATTCTCTATCTTCTGTTAATAACTTTTAGATATAGGTACATGCACACAATTTATAAAGGTTACAGATATGTAAGCATGAATGCTAATATCTTATAGAGTATAAGATCGTAGTGTGTAAGCATTAAGATGCTAactatatagttactatatgaATTTCAATATATTAACTAGTTAGAATGTTAGATATACTCTTTTAgaaatataagtttttatttatcaagACCTTCAACTGATTAGTTGTTGTCTATTGTCTACGTGATAAAgtttatttgattaaatttgtaaattataattgtgattataagaaaaaaaaatgttcgtataaatttttgcatttttgtaaaaaaaatttcttaaaactttattttagttttttatttcttaatataaaaagtttaaacaaaaaatgacaaaagaGTTGAGTCGAGCACTTGGCTCAAGTTTTGATCTAGCCTCAAGTCAAAGATTGAGCTTGGTTTTAGTATAATTTAGTCAAGTTCAGACTACCCAAAAACTTGAGTTGTGTTTCGACCCATGCTCGAGCGTACTTTCAGTGTAATTGAGTGAACTAGAGCAACCATGACTCAATCAAACTTGGCTCGATAACGGCCCTATTTGGCCAAAAATTCTACACAAAACATACAtgatctaaaaattaaaaaagtaactatCAAATGAATGACCCATATTGGAATTAGCAATGGAGGAAGTACCTGGTGAACAACAACATAATCATTCACTGACAGGCTTAACTCCCCATCTGCTTGAGCATCAAAGGAATGTATAGCCTAAAAGATGAAGGAGAGGTTATAAAGAAAGAACAAGGCTTGAGATGTTAAAAGCAGCAAAGGTAAAGACAACTAAGTGCagaaaaatctcaaatattggCAGAAATATTTAATGTCAATTTAGATAGTAAGAACtgcaaaataaattagaaatgcCACTATTAAAGGCCAAATAATGCTGATTGGTATATGGAATGCCACTGGGACTAGGATTCTGATGCCAACTTCAATTATAACATATTAACACGTAAGCTAAAGTACCAATTTACACGCATGTTTCACCCAGCAATCTCATGTTTGCGACTGGAAAATTGGATTGCGAGGCTAAACATACTTACAAGTTAGCTACAGTTACATTATATGCATGTTTCATCTAGCATTCTCATGGTCTCTAGCGTAGAAAGGCAAATGTCAAACCAGGTTAAGAGCTCCAAGAAGAAGAGGAACCATAGCCTAATGCTTAGGTGATTGTAGAGTCTACAAAGATTGGACACTTGAGATGCAACGGCATATGAGGTATAAACTGGAAAGGagcaaattattttcttctctcttcctgGTTTAACTATTTTAGTATCTGTATATACCAAATGACCaagtattttgaattttcttcatTCTTGATTGTAACACCATGCTTGCAACAAGAGACGCAAGGTTAGAAGTGCATTAATTgctattttcaagaaaacatgCTTCAAATATCCAGTTTACCCATGGATTTATTTGTGTTATCATAGTTGTGATGACTATTATTTCTTTCAAGACTTAAGACTCGCCAGTCGGGCTAATTTAACAGGAACTGATTTGATCAACGGCTTCGATCACCCCAAAAAAAGAGCCCAATTTGGGAGACCCAAAAGTTGACCAGAACCTGAGCCCAGTAATGGTTTTAGACAATTAGCCATTGTTTTAATGATTACCGTGCCAAATGACGCTTGGTCATTGTAGGTCATAAATGGTTCATCCACATAACTAGTTCACTTCTTAATCCCTTACACCACAAAAGCTGAAAACAGTAAGATCTGGAAAATTAGCAATGTTTACAAAGCCAAAGCAAATCCCCTGTGGCATATAATTTGGACTTACAAACCATTGACACCGTGAAACAAAAGGTGTAAGCTCAATCAAATCCCCTGCATAGTTGCATCACCATTATTCAGATACTGACTGCATAGTTGCCTAtgccctttatttttttttataagtaaaaatctattaatatcaataggcatAGCTAGGGGTGaaaatggtccggtccggtccggtcccgcGATGGACCAAatattttcggtccatcatttttccggaccggactggaccgaacaTCCAAAGGGACCGGACCAGACCCGGTCTGGTCCAGTCGGTCaagcctaatttttttttttaaataattaataaaaaaatttatttaaaatactaaattaaattaagtgacttattaatgtagattatgtaacaaactcaataaaaaaatattttatatggtcaatgataataaattagatgaaaattatattactaatttatataattaactaattgatattatatattagttaattcatagaatattaacaagtgttaataatatatttaaaattttatattgttaatagtgatagttagatgaagatatatataaaatattgttaatttatagaatattaacaagtattaataatatatttaaaattttatattgttaattgtacaattattatatataaaatatttttttattttctttttcattcggtccggttcGGAAAAATCCTGGACCGTGGATCGGACTgaaacttttcggtcctctaaaatgtggaccggaccggtctaagtctcggtccggtccggtccggaccgaaacGGTCGATCCGTTCGGTCTGACTGGACCGTTTATTACCCCTAGGCGtagccaagtacactgaatATATACAAGACAAAACACCTAGCTAGGGGCCTACGCCCTTTATGTGCTGGTCAAAACCTTTAAAGGACAGGAAATTTCCTTAACCTCTTGCATTTCAACATTAGAAAGTAACCAGAGAAGCTTCATTTTCGTTTTAttcctctctttctttatttttacatatCAGAAGCTAGCATTCTTTTAGTGCAATGACTTAATTTGACTGGAGtgaaaattaatgatatatgAAATGAACCAATCTATaaccaataaaaaatcaatGTGCCACGCAAATATGAGAAGATATTTCACGGTGACAAAAATACAACATTTTAATAAGGGACAAATTATATGCAACAATAAATCTCTAGAGACAGTTCATTCATCTTTTAAtggggcttttttttttgtgggtggGAGGGGATGGAGAATGAAATCTAAGAGTTCAGGGGTCTAACCTTTGCATTAAAGAACTTTTCATTTTGAACAATCGGTCCATGATTACCAGATCCAGTTGATTTGATATTTTCACGCACATGCTGATCATACACATCTCTCTGCATTCTCTCTGATGGTAATGAGAACTCTTTTGGTGGCTTCTCCAGTATCATCTAAATCCAATAATAAGCATGCAGTAAATTACAAACTAGTAAAGGCAACCCTtccaaaaacaacaaaatatatgatggtcgatggaaaaggaaaaaaaattgcaaggGTGCACAGTTACAAACCTCAGCATTCAGCTTCTCCAAAATAGCAAGAGCCTTTTGATGATAGGTTCTCTCAGCATCCACCTGCAAAATGATATCTTTTGAAGCTCAAAAGCAATTCAAGTACCATGAGTAGAAAGGCCATCATAACTACTGTTACAAATTTCtgatatttacaaatttttaatcaTAGCTGCAGAGAGAGTTGGTTTAGAATGTATTACAGATTCTATATTTTATGCcagaataaattaaatttgaacaGCTAGGTTTGGTCATGCGCAGTGGTAACAAGTTTAGTACCATGGTAAGAAGCTTCTGAAAAGTTAGTTGTTGTTGCTGGCCCTCAACTGACAACATGGCAGCAGTTGCTTCTTTCCCAAGTGCCATCATTATAGATTTTAGCTCAGTCAGTCTTGCTTCTGCATGCTCACGCCTCATTGAACTCTCAACAGAAATAGAGGACTCCGTAGACTTCAATTGACGTCTCAATACTTCAGCTGCCTGATGAGaagatatttaaatgatattctATAAATCCTAGAGCACTATTTACACCCAGATATGATATAAATGATTACCTGGGTTTCAACTCCTTGCCACGATTTATCGTAATGGCGTGTCAAGTGGCGAGCATCTTCcagaggagctcctgttatttGTGCATGTAGTGGCTCAGACACCTAAAGATTCATAACCTGTTACACAATCAGAAACATAAAAGtagaaagtaaaaagaaaaatggatgaagCTCCAAAAAAAGTTTGTTAGAAAATGGTTGAATATAACCTAAGATATTCTTTGTTGCTTGGAAATATACATCTTACAATATGAGGTAGACTGTTCAAGATGGAAAAACTCTGGTTAATTACACAACTAAAAAATGGGAGTGCCTTTAGAACCAAACTATGTCAAATACAGATGTTGAGTATTAACTTCATAAGGTTTGTCCAAACTTCTCAATTGCTTACATGTACAATCACACGCCTGGCCAACATATTCATGGAATTGTTTTCAACAATTTGGGAGTATTTTATGTTGCTTTTGAAAGTCAGGAGCAGTTCCAAATTGCTAACTAAATGATACCTTAGGTCTATGTGATGAATATATTCCGCTATTCTGTTACGTAGGTATGTCCTGTAAAagaattttctagaaaaatctCAATCCATGAGATGGCTTCTTGAGAACTATACCTTGTAAGATTAGACAAAATATTCGTAATACAAAGAAAATAAGTGAACAATTACCTGATCACGAAGGATCCCAAGCAAAGTCTCCCTTTCCTCCTCAATTGAAATATGTGATGTACCAAACTGAAGTGAAGCTCTCGCAAGAGGAGAACTAGTGCTTTGATTCTCATCTCCATATTTACAACAATCTTGAGCCAACTTCCTTACTATAATATTGAGTTCATATTTTCAGGTATCCACGTTGTAAAGGAACcaaacaaaagaaggaaaacaataCTCACCTATCTCCATTTGCTTTAAGCTCAAAGAAACAAAGGCTTCAATTTCACGAATAATATTCCGCTGAAAATTCTGTgcaacataatatatattaagatttCTCAGATTAAACCGTCATTGAAGATTAGCTGATGTTGCATCATGGAATTCATTTATCAGATCCGCCAGGCCAATTAAGTAAATCCTGATATCAATAGGCAAAGTCTTCATGATTGTACCTTAGCTGCCTTAGTAGAATTGTACAAATTCTGAAGTTGTTGGTGACATTGAAGCTCGGCTTCGTCAACCATGACTGCTTCATGACTGAAATGTCCCAATTGTCTCAACACTATCTGCAACGTAATGACCATCTGAATCTTAAAAAGTGACGAGGAGAGAGAGCCATTATGGATGcaaattcttttcaaaaagCAGAACAAAACTACTGGGTTTTGCAAATAATGACATATGTATTTGTGTGAGTGTGTATCTTATCAAAACATATCTCAGTACTTCctatgttttcattttcaattaatattcAATTTCCATACTTAAAGAGATCATATCATAGCTTCCTATGTGTATCAGCGATCCTTCAGCGTGCTCAAAAAGTTTTGTTTAAGTTtcagaaatgaaaataatttgccCAATACTTGGGTATAAGTATTGGATAAGTCTCAGAATACATTTTCAACATTAATAACATTTTCAACATAATTGTTTGACCTAGATTTTCAAACAATTATgcggacatatatatatatatatatatatatatggacttaCTGTTTGAATTGTCTAGATTTTCAGACATAAGACAAGTGGATTATATCCCAACAAATGTTTTTGTCAAAGCCGTATTTCAGGATACGTTAGGTGTGTCAAAAgcctgttttctttttcttaaagcTGGACGTGGTTTGATGGAAAACTTGTCATCCAACACTAACAACTCAACTACTGTGTTGCGCACTACCACTAAATCCCCAAAAAAGAGAACATTGAATGGTCAAAGATCCGCAGCAACCGAGCAATGTAGAGTGgtcaatttcaaaattaaaacctaATGAAGCTTCATGAGAGAAATGAATCCAGCTTAGTTGCAAGAAACGATCTTTGCACGCCAAACTCACTTCTTTCTAATCTTCGAGTGCTTGTTGAAATAACATTTTAAAGGGCGTAATTGCTTTTTGCCCTCAAAAAAGCCAACAAGTGAACAGTCCGACAGTTTTGGCATCACTGAACTTTATGAATATCTCTTCTTTCTTATTTTACCGGGGAAGGTAGACTTCAGAGacataaattatgttaaacATTTGAGTATTATAGAATGCTTAGGTATTTTCATGaagaattaacaaaattaaactcTGCCCTTCACAGCCCTGTATTACGCTCAAAATCAATCGCCAATGAAGGCATATATATTTTGCGCAGTGGGCCGAATTCAATACCATCTTCATTGAGTCCAtgtctaaagtatttttctacgGATTCTTAACTTGACATACCTATATATACGATTTAGTTAGACTATTTTCACTGAttcacaacaattttttttttttatattttcttttttgctacATGATCCATGGATTTGTAACGCAAAAGAAGCTGAAACACATTGAATTCTGTAAAGAGAAGCTCAATTAACAGAGTATATAATCGGAGAACAAGCGGAAGCAGTTAACTCTAAAGAttgaaaggaagagaagaagtCCAGGATGATCACCTGCTGTTGCTTGGCAACTTGCTCCCTGAGCTTGCTCGCTTGCCTCCGTATACTCTCCATATATTGATCGGAGAAGCCTCAATTCTTGGGAGAGAAAGAGCGAGGGAGAGCTAGAGCTAGAGCTAGAGCTAGAGCTAGAGCTTTCTCTTTGGTTTGGCTTCTACAGGGAACgcggagagagaaagggagagacagagacagagacagagacagagagaggcaTTATAAAACGTTAACGATTGCGGGGTTGGGGTGAAAAAACTGTCGCGCATAGACGGCAAACCAAAGAAAACTGACGGGTAGAGAGATTCGAAGGTTAAAAAACAGCCTCTTTCTCCTTCTGTCTTCTGACGTGTCAACTGAAATGGCACGTGACCTCCACACTATTGGTGCCTTTTTCCGGTCTCAGAAGATTGGGGCTTTCGTGTGGGGTCGGGTAGGTCAACTAACCGCCCAGCATATAATTCAATAGATAATTCATCCTACCACAAAAATATCAAGGTGCtactattataaaatttttaaacaactATCTAATTGGctactaatttttaaaaatttttctgaCTTCTACTTTGACTCTTGTTATcatatgtttaaatttttaaatatatattattttattaaaataatgatacaTATAGTTTTAGGatgtataaatttcatataGTCACTTTATAAAACAATGAGATATActattagaaataaataattttttttacgtgATTCTCATGTTTaccacatttttcaaataaaatacgtGAAACTTGTATattctaaaactgtaaatattatttatcattttattatagcATTGTGAAACATTTCTAAGTATATCCATTCTCATTTACTATATTACTAGCagcccccttttttttttcaattttcatatgaaaatatcaaaatcattttgatttcaTACTAAATTAATAAGAGAGGTGTTGGGGGCTTTGATATGGATTGGTACAATGATAGTGTTCATCTGCCTAGTCAGTCGTGTGGTCTTCTTAGAATGGATAGAATTATTCTTCCTTATCTACGCATTTCGTAGCTTCTATCCCAGgtacatttttttgtttttagttcaTCTGttttttctatcattatttgcatgtgtggttttttttcttcttgcagGTTTGGTTTTGGTTTAGTTTTTGTATTGGTCTTGTCTTTCTTAACATTTAGTATATGTGATATGTTGTATTGATGTCTGggagttgtttttattttacttatttgtaCATCTCAGGTATCTGAAATTGTAATCACAATTTTCTTCTGTCATAAATGAAGGTTATCAACAAAATTAGGGTACcatcatcttttttaaaaaaaaaaagaaaagatactaaattaattttttaataatcttcACCTTTATAGATTCAACTGTCATATGATTTCATCGAtcttaataattaattctaaatcaatgatataaattattaaaaaatagtaatttggGATTACAAACGAACACCCTTGATAGTTTGGATGCAATTTGGAATGAGAGGTTttgatagtaagttgagatgagatgaaagttgaataaaatattattagaatattatttttgtttgaaatcagaaacattgaattatttattatattttatatttaaatttaaaaaaattataatgattagataaaatgaattgagagaCTTCTTGTAACCAAACAAACGATAAGTTGGATGCAAAAGCACTTTCACTGAGTTTTTTTAAACGAATAAAGTGCATACAGTttcaaactattaaaaaaaaagttatagatcaAGTAAAAGAGAGAATCTTCTAATCGGTCAAACTGCTAAAGGGTTGAAAATAGCCTCCAATGATTTATTGCCACGTAGCCCACTCATGAAGCTCATAATGGGACTGCACGGTACACAAACCTCCTTGAAAATTTTATGCTCTCTCCACCAGATCCCTCACCCCTCTCCTTTCTCTCATCTGTCGACGACCCCTCTCCCAGATGCCACACCACTACCCCTCTCTCCCATCTCACCATCCCTGACCATCTCTCCCATTGCGGCTCGTCGTCAACCTCGTTGCTTTGAACCTCGACATAGAGACCCCATAACCCTTCTATCCGTTCAGCCATCACCCATCGATGCCGCAAAGCTATAGAAATTCATCCATCATCGTCACATCAATGCTCCATCTGGGGTCTTATGCTCAAACCATGGATGCGGGTCTCCTTGAACCACAACTAGGATGTTAAAGGAACCCCA
It contains:
- the LOC121235805 gene encoding SH3 domain-containing protein 1 isoform X3, which produces MESIRRQASKLREQVAKQQQIVLRQLGHFSHEAVMVDEAELQCHQQLQNLYNSTKAAKNFQRNIIREIEAFVSLSLKQMEIVRKLAQDCCKYGDENQSTSSPLARASLQFGTSHISIEEERETLLGILRDQVSEPLHAQITGAPLEDARHLTRHYDKSWQGVETQAAEVLRRQLKSTESSISVESSMRREHAEARLTELKSIMMALGKEATAAMLSVEGQQQQLTFQKLLTMVDAERTYHQKALAILEKLNAEMILEKPPKEFSLPSERMQRDVYDQHVRENIKSTGSGNHGPIVQNEKFFNAKAIHSFDAQADGELSLSVNDYVVVHQVAPNGWSEGECNGKVGWFPSAYVERQEKAPASKDRPRMWVEGGSSSS
- the LOC121235805 gene encoding SH3 domain-containing protein 1 isoform X2, which translates into the protein MESIRRQASKLREQVAKQQQIVLRQLGHFSHEAVMVDEAELQCHQQLQNLYNSTKAAKNFQRNIIREIEAFVSLSLKQMEIVRKLAQDCCKYGDENQSTSSPLARASLQFGTSHISIEEERETLLGILRDQVSEPLHAQITGAPLEDARHLTRHYDKSWQGVETQAAEVLRRQLKSTESSISVESSMRREHAEARLTELKSIMMALGKEATAAMLSVEGQQQQLTFQKLLTMVDAERTYHQKALAILEKLNAEMILEKPPKEFSLPSERMQRDVYDQHVRENIKSTGSGNHGPIVQNEKFFNAKAIHSFDAQADGELSLSVNDYVVVHQVAPNGWSEGECNGKVGWFPSAYVERQEKAPASKQGSTKLYSLNFGQFSIVKVLDMQ
- the LOC121235805 gene encoding SH3 domain-containing protein 1 isoform X1, with product MESIRRQASKLREQVAKQQQIVLRQLGHFSHEAVMVDEAELQCHQQLQNLYNSTKAAKNFQRNIIREIEAFVSLSLKQMEIVRKLAQDCCKYGDENQSTSSPLARASLQFGTSHISIEEERETLLGILRDQVSEPLHAQITGAPLEDARHLTRHYDKSWQGVETQAAEVLRRQLKSTESSISVESSMRREHAEARLTELKSIMMALGKEATAAMLSVEGQQQQLTFQKLLTMVDAERTYHQKALAILEKLNAEMILEKPPKEFSLPSERMQRDVYDQHVRENIKSTGSGNHGPIVQNEKFFNAKAIHSFDAQADGELSLSVNDYVVVHQVAPNGWSEGECNGKVGWFPSAYVERQEKAPASKQQGSTKLYSLNFGQFSIVKVLDMQ